The region ACCTCGCCGAGTACGTCAGCGACATGGACGGTTATAAACTGTTAAATACCGTCGTGCGGCTCCGGGCGGATTTCCAGGATGCCTACGGGGCCGGGATGTCTGTAATCGAGTACAACAGGAATTCCAAAGCGGCGGAGGAGATAGCCGCGCTCGCTAAAGAGATACAGAGACTACTCAAGGGGGTGAAACGTGGGTAGATTCAAAGCCCCGAGTGTGGGGAACGGTGTCGATGAGCATGCCGTTGAGAGTCAGGGCGTGCACATGAAGAACCCGGGTGGGCGTCCGAAGAAGAGTCCTGAGGAAAGGCTGGTTAAGGTAACCATCTATATGACGCCCGAAGAGAAGGCACGTCTCGATGCTAGGGCGAGGAAGCTTGGGGTGTCCGTCTCGGCACTCATCAAGATGAAGATAGCGGAGGAGGGAGAGCGGTCATGAACATCCTTTCAGCCGCCCACCAAGGGGACATCGACACTGTCCGTCAGCTGCTTTCCGCCGGCGCGGACGTGAACGCACGGGATGAAGATGGGCTCACGCCGCTCCACCTTGCAGCACTGTGCAATCACCTGGACATCGTCCGTCTCCTCCTCTCCCATGGCGCGGACGTGAACGCCAGGGATAACAACGGGATGACCCCCCTCCACAGC is a window of Syntrophorhabdus sp. DNA encoding:
- a CDS encoding CopG family transcriptional regulator, which translates into the protein MGRFKAPSVGNGVDEHAVESQGVHMKNPGGRPKKSPEERLVKVTIYMTPEEKARLDARARKLGVSVSALIKMKIAEEGERS